One Platichthys flesus chromosome 14, fPlaFle2.1, whole genome shotgun sequence genomic region harbors:
- the angptl1b gene encoding angiopoietin-related protein 1b isoform X1 gives MGPGTWSLFALLGLALWSNSHALTNNPILSRTRRAPVANGETKKCSYTFLVPEQKITGPICAARGYSTDKDRVTRLDVAAVRDLLSKQRGEMETLKLVVDVDGNLVNEMKLLRKESRNMNSRVTQLYMQLLHEIIRKRDNSLELAQLETRILNATSESLRLASRYRELETKYSALSAVVNNQSVLIGALEEQCMQVYSRRHEHPPMGPPLVQVVPENIPVNVPRFTNEIQRDHNQRFVRERGSRSGPSPTGDTLEVQTPPERNFSTEGIGPFRDCLEAQEAGHSTSGMYLIRPDEAERPLQVWCEQDIDNGGWTVIQTRRDGSVNFFRNWESYKSGFGNIDGEYWLGLEGIYNLGRQGDYKLLVELEDWMGKKVYAQYSSFHLEPQSEDYRLRLGTYQGNAGDSLSSHNGKQFTTLDRDKDAFTGNCAHFHKGGWWYNACGQANLNGVWYNGGVYRSKFQDGIFWADYGGGFYSMKTVRLMIRPID, from the exons ATGGGACCTGGAACATGGAGTCTATTTGCGCTGCTTGGTCTGGCCCTCTGGAGCAACTCCCATGCCCTCACCAATAACCCCATTCTCTCTCGGACACGGAGGGCACCAGTGGCCAACGGGGAAACCAAGAAATGCTCTTACACCTTCCTGGTCCCCGAGCAGAAGATCACAGGCCCCATCTGTGCTGCTCGGGGTTATTCCACTGACAAGGACCGAGTGACGCGCTTGGACGTGGCTGCAGTGCGCGACCTTCTGTCCAAGCAGCGTGGGGAGATGGAGACTTTGAAGCTGGTGGTCGACGTGGACGGCAACTTGGTGAATGAGATGAAGCTATTgaggaaggagagcaggaaCATGAACTCGAGGGTGACCCAACTCTACATGCAGCTGCTGCATGAGATCATCAGGAAGAGGGACAACTCACTGGAGCTGGCACAGCTGGAGACACGCATCCTCAACGCCACCTCTGAGTCCCTACGTCTGGCCTCCAGGTACAGGGAACTGGAGACCAAATACTCAGCCCTGTCGGCAGTGGTGAACAACCAGTCGGTGCTGATTGGAGCACTGGAGGAGCAGTGTATGCAAGTGTACAGCCGCAGGCATGAGCACCCACCAATGGGACCTCCACTAGTGCAGGTGGTGCCTGAAAACATTCCTGTCAATGTGCCACGTTTCACCAATGAGATCCAGAGGGACCACAATCAAAGGTTTGTGCGGGAGAGGGGCTCCCGCTCTGGGCCATCGCCCACAGGTGATACCCTGGAAGTCCAGACTCCTCCCGAGAGGAACTTCAGTACAGAAGGTATAG GCCCATTTAGAGACTGTTTGGAGGCACAGGAAGCCGGCCACAGCACCAGCGGCATGTACCTGATCCGACCAGACGAAGCAGAGCGGCCACTGCAGGTCTGGTGCGAACAGGACATAGACAACGGGGGCTGGACCGTGATCCAGACCAGGAGGGACGGCTCTGTCAACTTCTTCAGGAACTGGGAGAGCTACAAG AGCGGCTTTGGCAACATAGACGGGGAGTACTGGCTCGGCCTGGAAGGCATCTACAATCTGGGGAGGCAGGGGGACTAcaagctgctggtggagctggaggactgGATGGGCAAAAAGGTCTACGCTCAGTACAGCAGCTTCCACCTGGAGCCGCAGAGCGAGGACTACCGCCTGCGGCTGGGCACCTACCAGGGCAACGCCGGGGACTCGCTCAGCAGCCACAACGGCAAACAGTTCACTACACTGGATCGAGACAAGGATGCTTTCACAG GTAACTGTGCCCATTTCCACAAAGGCGGCTGGTGGTACAACGCCTGCGGCCAGGCAAACCTTAACGGGGTTTGGTACAATGGAGGCGTCTACCGCAGCAAGTTCCAGGACGGGATCTTCTGGGCCGACTATGGGGGAGGCTTCTACTCCATGAAAACTGTCCGCTTGATGATCAGGCCTATAGACTGA
- the tada1 gene encoding transcriptional adapter 1 yields MTSVQERLNAMAAHASELEIAKKNLTDAIGDNVKHYWANLKLWFKQKISKEEFDVEARRLLAQENVHIHNDFLLAILTRCQIIVSTPEGTGPSQWQGGSASKPGKPKGKKKCSTRQKFDHRFQPQNPLSAAQPFSPREAGGEEEELRLSAHTLLLPTRGQLEARMMVTAFELGLDNITDDAVSTMIHAVEHHLKDVLTAVITRRKAYRLRDGHFPYAFGSDVTPQPYLKNSLAAYHSVTECPAPSASLPAGPPPQVSPDEAEQQAVHLLACSADILPMPLSPISLFDLLEALQVHHGVMPSHTMYALNMERILSRLWHPSHEELEQDHVHRQRLAGKGGMHVS; encoded by the exons ATGACGTCAGTGCAGGAGCGATTGAACGCCATGGCGGCTCATGCTAGCGAGCTGGAGATCGCAAAGAAGAATTTAACCGATGCGATCGGCGATAACGTCAAACA TTACTGGGCAAATCTGAAACTGTGGTTCAAACAGAAGATCAGTAAGGAGGAGTTTGACGTTGAGGCCCGTCGTCTGTTGGCCCAGGAGAATG ttcACATTCACAATGATTTTCTCCTGGCCATTCTCACACGCTGCCAGATCATCGTCTCCACACCAG AGGGCACTGGACCATCACAGTGGCAAGGTGGCTCTGCCTCAAAGCCTGGCAAACCAAAAGGGAAGAAGAAGTGTTCCACGAGACAGAAATTTGAT CATCGGTTCCAGCCTCAGAACCCTCTGAGCGCCGCCCAGCCCTTCAGCCCGCGAGAGgcgggaggtgaggaggaggagctgcgtCTCAGCGCccacacgctgctgctgcccacGCGGGGCCAGCTCGAGGCCCGTATGATGGTGACAGCTTTTGAGCTGGGCCTGGACAACATCACAGATGACGCTGTCAGCACCATGATCCATGCTGTGGAG CATCACCTGAAAGACGTCCTGACAGCTGTAATCACCCGGAGGAAGGCGTATCGGCTGCGGGACGGTCATTTCCCTTACGCCTTTGGCAGTGATGTCACGCCGCAACCTTATCTGAAAAACAGCCTCGCTGCTTACCACAGTGTCACTGAATG TCCTGCTCCAAGTGCTTCTCTCCCTGCTGGTCCACCACCTCAAGTGTCACCTGATGAGGCTGAACAACAAGCTGTCCACTTGTTGGCTTGTTCTGCCGACATTCTTCCTATGCCTCTCTCTCCAATCAGCTTGTTCGATCTCCTGGAGGCGTTGCAG GTTCACCATGGCGTGATGCCCTCCCACACCATGTATGCCCTCAACATGGAGCGCATCCTGTCGCGGCTCTGGCACCCGAGCCACGAGGAACTAGAACAAGACCACGTCCACCGGCAGCGGCTCGCTGGGAAAGGGGGCATGCACGTCAGCTGA
- the angptl1b gene encoding angiopoietin-related protein 1b isoform X2, which yields MGPGTWSLFALLGLALWSNSHALTNNPILSRTRRAPVANGETKKCSYTFLVPEQKITGPICAARGYSTDKDRVTRLDVAAVRDLLSKQRGEMETLKLVVDVDGNLVNEMKLLRKESRNMNSRVTQLYMQLLHEIIRKRDNSLELAQLETRILNATSESLRLASRYRELETKYSALSAVVNNQSVLIGALEEQCMQVYSRRHEHPPMGPPLVQVVPENIPVNVPRFTNEIQRDHNQRFVRERGSRSGPSPTGDTLEVQTPPERNFSTEGPFRDCLEAQEAGHSTSGMYLIRPDEAERPLQVWCEQDIDNGGWTVIQTRRDGSVNFFRNWESYKSGFGNIDGEYWLGLEGIYNLGRQGDYKLLVELEDWMGKKVYAQYSSFHLEPQSEDYRLRLGTYQGNAGDSLSSHNGKQFTTLDRDKDAFTGNCAHFHKGGWWYNACGQANLNGVWYNGGVYRSKFQDGIFWADYGGGFYSMKTVRLMIRPID from the exons ATGGGACCTGGAACATGGAGTCTATTTGCGCTGCTTGGTCTGGCCCTCTGGAGCAACTCCCATGCCCTCACCAATAACCCCATTCTCTCTCGGACACGGAGGGCACCAGTGGCCAACGGGGAAACCAAGAAATGCTCTTACACCTTCCTGGTCCCCGAGCAGAAGATCACAGGCCCCATCTGTGCTGCTCGGGGTTATTCCACTGACAAGGACCGAGTGACGCGCTTGGACGTGGCTGCAGTGCGCGACCTTCTGTCCAAGCAGCGTGGGGAGATGGAGACTTTGAAGCTGGTGGTCGACGTGGACGGCAACTTGGTGAATGAGATGAAGCTATTgaggaaggagagcaggaaCATGAACTCGAGGGTGACCCAACTCTACATGCAGCTGCTGCATGAGATCATCAGGAAGAGGGACAACTCACTGGAGCTGGCACAGCTGGAGACACGCATCCTCAACGCCACCTCTGAGTCCCTACGTCTGGCCTCCAGGTACAGGGAACTGGAGACCAAATACTCAGCCCTGTCGGCAGTGGTGAACAACCAGTCGGTGCTGATTGGAGCACTGGAGGAGCAGTGTATGCAAGTGTACAGCCGCAGGCATGAGCACCCACCAATGGGACCTCCACTAGTGCAGGTGGTGCCTGAAAACATTCCTGTCAATGTGCCACGTTTCACCAATGAGATCCAGAGGGACCACAATCAAAGGTTTGTGCGGGAGAGGGGCTCCCGCTCTGGGCCATCGCCCACAGGTGATACCCTGGAAGTCCAGACTCCTCCCGAGAGGAACTTCAGTACAGAAG GCCCATTTAGAGACTGTTTGGAGGCACAGGAAGCCGGCCACAGCACCAGCGGCATGTACCTGATCCGACCAGACGAAGCAGAGCGGCCACTGCAGGTCTGGTGCGAACAGGACATAGACAACGGGGGCTGGACCGTGATCCAGACCAGGAGGGACGGCTCTGTCAACTTCTTCAGGAACTGGGAGAGCTACAAG AGCGGCTTTGGCAACATAGACGGGGAGTACTGGCTCGGCCTGGAAGGCATCTACAATCTGGGGAGGCAGGGGGACTAcaagctgctggtggagctggaggactgGATGGGCAAAAAGGTCTACGCTCAGTACAGCAGCTTCCACCTGGAGCCGCAGAGCGAGGACTACCGCCTGCGGCTGGGCACCTACCAGGGCAACGCCGGGGACTCGCTCAGCAGCCACAACGGCAAACAGTTCACTACACTGGATCGAGACAAGGATGCTTTCACAG GTAACTGTGCCCATTTCCACAAAGGCGGCTGGTGGTACAACGCCTGCGGCCAGGCAAACCTTAACGGGGTTTGGTACAATGGAGGCGTCTACCGCAGCAAGTTCCAGGACGGGATCTTCTGGGCCGACTATGGGGGAGGCTTCTACTCCATGAAAACTGTCCGCTTGATGATCAGGCCTATAGACTGA